A DNA window from Zonotrichia albicollis isolate bZonAlb1 chromosome 2, bZonAlb1.hap1, whole genome shotgun sequence contains the following coding sequences:
- the HEPHL1 gene encoding ferroxidase HEPHL1, with the protein MFSIVDENFSWYLDENINTFCLEPDTVNKEDEGFQTSNRMHAINGYIYGNLPGLEMCADTSMSWHLFGMGAEIDIHAAYFYGHTFTSRDQRADVVGLFPATFITAEMTPGSPGRWLITCQVNEHLRGGMEALYDVQICQKNLTHPSPISHNRRYYIAAEEVLWNYGPDGYDKFTGQGLNATGSESATYFTQGTDRIGGQYWKVHYVGYTDATFSKKTWSEDMKHLGILGPVIKAEVGDTVLVTFANKARRSYSIMAHGVSFSKLSEGAPYLDGYLKPGAHVKPGETFTYKWRVPENGGPTESDPPCLTYLYYSATDAVKDTNSGLVGPLLVCRKNTLNHDGTQKGIDREFYLLFSIFDENDSWYLNKNIEAFTGDPTKVDENDADFMESNKMHAVNGYLYGNLPGLTMCKNDKVSWHLIGLGSHYDMHGVHFQGNTIDLRGTTRDGLALFPHLSGTALMQPDRVGMFKVVCRTFDHFVGGMKHLYKVSSCRSPSGAPQQRGAMRVYYIAAEEVEWDYASNKSSAPKVYNISSYEESYGHVFLGQAEDLIGSKYKKVVYREYTSGNFTQRKVRTEEEEHLEILGPLLHAEVGDSVLIVFKNKASRPYSVSAHGIEEVGCEEQPETPITLPGEINTYRWNVPERSGPGKTDPNCITWVYYSTANFVKDTYSGLIGPLVVCRKGTLDERGLRKDIDREFTLLFMVFDENESWYLKENIETYLHKNPDDFNSTENFEDGNSKHAINGKIYNSLLGLTMNEGDRTNWYLIGMGNEVDIHTVHFHAQTFIFKTDKDHRGDVYDLFPGTFQTVELVAENPGTWLLHCHVADHIHAGMETTYTINKSGRREWEVPSEGGHTTGTYNKTTATNETTGKGKDFFKCHLKLFRFMCRFLINNSLLTDYDNKVGKFFGKTLSPGEASLILAAFFCIGLVLLSTALIFFCFVTHQGNRIHYTALDDKSALLADSL; encoded by the exons ATGTTTAGCATTGTAGATGAAAACTTCAGCTGGTACCTCGATGAGAATATAAACACCTTCTGCTTAGAACCAGACACAGTTAACAAAGAGGATGAAGGTTTCCAGACCAGCAACCGAATGCATG CAATTAACGGTTATATATATGGCAATCTCCCCGGCTTGGAGATGTGTGCTGACACTTCCATGTCCTGGCACTTGTTTGGCATGGGGGCAGAGATAGACATCCACGCTGCTTATTTCTACGGGCACACGTTCACCAGCCGAGACCAGAGGGCAGACGTGGTCGGTCTCTTCCCAGCGACATTCATCACGGCGGAGATGACCCCGGGCAGCCCCGGGAGGTGGCTGATAACCTGCCAGGTCAATGAGCACCTACGAG GTGGCATGGAGGCGCTATACGATGTTCAGATCTGCCAGAAAAACCTGACTCACCCTTCCCCAATCAGTCATAACAGAAGATACTACATTGCTGCTGAAGAAGTGCTCTGGAATTACGGGCCTGACGGTTATGATAAATTCACTGGGCAGGGTTTGAACGCCACTGGCAG TGAATCTGCAACATATTTTACACAAGGGACTGACAGAATAGGAGGACAGTACTGGAAAGTTCACTATGTGGGATATACTGACGCAACGTTCAGTAAGAAGACTTGGTCAGAGGACATGAAGCACCTGGGAATACTTG GCCCTGTTATAAAAGCTGAGGTGGGAGACACAGTACTGGTTACTTTTGCCAACAAAGCCAGAAGAAGCTACAGCATTATGGCCCATGGTGTAAGCTTCAGCAAGCTGTCAGAAGGTGCTCCCTACTTAGATG GCTACCTGAAGCCAGGAGCCCACGTCAAGCCAGGTGAAACCTTCACGTACAAATGGAGGGTGCCTGAAAATGGAGGTCCAACAGAGAGTGACCCCCCGTGCCTGACCTACCTGTACTACTCAGCCACTGATGCTGTCAAGGACACCAACTCTGGCCTGGTGGGACCTTTGCTGGTCTGTCGGAAGAACACCCTGAATCATGACGGGACACAG AAAGGAATAGACAGAGAATTTTACCTCCTCTTTTCAATCTTTGATGAGAATGACAGCTGGTATCTGAACAAGAATATTGAAGCCTTTACTGGAGACCCAACAAAAGTGGATGAAAATGATGCTGATTTCATGGAATCCAACAAAATGCATG cTGTCAATGGCTACTTGTAtggcaatctgccaggcctgaCCATGTGCAAGAATGACAAGGTCTCCTGGCACCTCATTGGGCTGGGCAGTCACTACGACATGCATGGGGTTCATTTCCAAGGAAACACCATCGACTTGAGAGGGACAACAAGGGATGGGCTGGCCTTGTTCCCTCATTTATCAGGGACAGCATTAATGCAGCCAGACCGTGTGG GCATGTTCAAAGTGGTTTGCAGGACTTTTGATCACTTTGTTGGTGGGATGAAGCATCTCTACAAGGTCAGCAGCTGCCGCAGCCCCAGTGGAGCCCCGCAGCAGCGTGGAGCCATGAGGGTCTATTACATTGctgcagaggaggtggagtgggACTATGCCTCAAATAAGAGCTCAGCACCAAAGGTTTACAACATCAGCAGCTATGAGGAAAG CTATGGGCATGTTTTTCTGGGCCAAGCAGAGGACCTGATTGGTTCAAAATACAAGAAGGTTGTTTACAGGGAGTACACAAGTGGCAACTTCACACAGCGCAAAGTGAGGACAGAAGAGGAGGAACACTTGGAAATCCTGG GGCCACTACTCCATGCCGAGGTCGGTGACTCTGTACTGATCGTATTTAAGAACAAAGCCAGCAGGCCTTACTCAGTAAGTGCACATGGTATAGAAGAGGTTGGTTGTGAAGAACAGCCTGAGACTCCAATTACCCTCCCTG GGGAAATAAACACCTACAGGTGGAACGTCCCGGAACGATCCGGTCCTGGCAAAACAGATCCAAATTGTATCACTTGGGTTTATTATTCAACAGCAAATTTTGTTAAG gacACGTACAGTGGTCTGATTGGGCCTCTTGTAGTTTGCAGAAAAGGAACTTTAGATGAAAGAGGTCTGAGGAAAGACATCGATCGTGAATTTACTCTTCTGTTTATGGTGTTCGATGAAAATGAATCCTggtatttgaaagaaaatattgaaaCATACCTTCATAAGAATCCTGATGATTTTAATTCCACTGAGAACTTTGAAGACGGCAACAGCAAGCATG CAATCAATGGGAAGATTTACAACAGTCTCTTGGGTCTAACGATGAATGAAGGTGATAGGACAAACTGGTATTTGATAGGAATGGGCAATGAAGTGGATATCCACACAGTTCACTTCCATGCACAGACCTTCATCTTCAAG ACAGATAAGGACCACAGAGGAGATGTATATGACCTTTTCCCTGGGACTTTCCAGACAGTTGAACTCGTAGCAGAAAACCCTGGGACGTGGCTTCTGCACTGCCACGTGGCCGATCACATCCATGCTGGCATGGAGACAACCTACACCATCAATAAATCAG GGCGACGAGAGTGGGAAGTTCCTTCAGAAGGAGGACACACAACTGGAACATACAATAAAACTACTGCAACAAATGAAACCACTGGAAAGggtaaagatttttttaaatgccatttaaaACTCTTCAGATTCATGTGCAGATTTCTCATTAACAACTCTCTTTTAACAGATTATGACAACAAAGTGGGCAAATTTTTCGGCAAAACTTTGAGTCCCGGAGAAGCCAGCCTGATACTCGCAGCTTTTTTTTGCATTGGACTTGTTCTACTGTCAACAGCATTAATCTTCTTCTGCTTCGTCACCCACCAAGGAAATAGAATCCATTACACAGCTCTGGATGATAAAAGTGCACTTCTGGCAGATTCCCTGTAA